Proteins encoded within one genomic window of Rossellomorea vietnamensis:
- a CDS encoding ABC transporter ATP-binding protein, protein MDRIQTMTPKEQRKIFYRLMGYAKPYKRSLIAAFSLLLLTTIGDVFGPIIIKVFIDDYLTPRVFPYGPLAGLAAAYLLIQIGNVLISYFQLLKFQEIALRIIQQLRVDVFTKVQGLGMKYFDHTPAGGVVSRVTNDTEAIKDMFVSVLVSFIQGVFLLTGIFIAMFILNTRLAFFCLFILPVIFIIMKMYRAYSSIFYQDMRERLSQLNAKLSESLQGMSIIQVFRQEKRLRHEFGDINEKHYWAGMKNIKVDGLLLRPAIDLVYVAALIVVLSYFGITSFTQPIEIGVLYAFINYLDRFFEPVNQIMMRLSMFQQAIIASSRVFKLLDEEELSPGQTIENGKRETIGKGEITFENVSFSYDGENDALKKISFTVNPGETVALVGHTGSGKSSIINLFMRFYEFDRGDILVDGRSIKMYPMAELRQKIGLVLQDPFLFYGDIKDNIKLHDEEMSDKEVEEAAEFVRANTFIEKLPGGYSHPVVERGSTLSSGQRQLIAFARTMATKPKILVLDEATANIDTETEEQIQNALRRMRNGRTTIAIAHRLSTIQDADLILVLQQGEIVERGSHQELLHQKGIYHKMYLLQNGLVEDMEDATSER, encoded by the coding sequence ATGGACCGTATACAGACTATGACACCTAAAGAGCAGCGGAAGATCTTTTACCGCCTAATGGGATATGCAAAGCCTTATAAAAGGTCGTTAATCGCCGCTTTTTCTTTATTGCTTCTCACAACCATTGGAGACGTCTTTGGACCGATCATCATCAAGGTCTTCATTGATGACTATTTAACTCCCAGGGTGTTTCCGTATGGTCCACTTGCCGGTTTGGCTGCCGCATATCTATTGATTCAGATTGGGAATGTATTGATTTCCTACTTTCAATTACTTAAGTTTCAGGAAATCGCCCTCAGGATCATTCAACAATTGAGGGTGGATGTGTTTACGAAGGTTCAAGGGCTTGGAATGAAGTACTTTGATCATACCCCTGCCGGAGGGGTGGTCTCCAGGGTAACGAATGACACGGAAGCGATCAAGGATATGTTCGTAAGTGTATTGGTATCATTCATTCAAGGGGTATTTCTTTTAACGGGGATCTTCATTGCCATGTTTATCCTGAATACCAGGTTAGCCTTCTTTTGCCTATTCATACTCCCTGTTATTTTTATCATTATGAAAATGTATCGTGCATATAGCTCCATCTTCTATCAGGACATGCGTGAAAGATTGAGTCAACTGAATGCCAAGTTAAGTGAATCGCTGCAGGGAATGTCAATCATCCAAGTATTCAGACAGGAAAAAAGACTAAGACATGAGTTTGGGGATATCAATGAAAAACACTATTGGGCTGGGATGAAGAATATTAAGGTGGATGGGTTATTATTGAGACCGGCAATCGATCTTGTATATGTTGCTGCCTTAATTGTGGTATTGAGCTATTTCGGAATAACATCATTCACTCAGCCGATTGAAATTGGTGTGCTGTATGCATTTATTAATTATTTGGACCGTTTTTTTGAACCAGTCAATCAAATCATGATGAGGTTATCTATGTTTCAACAAGCGATCATAGCGTCTTCGCGCGTATTCAAGCTGTTGGATGAAGAAGAGCTGTCCCCGGGACAAACCATAGAAAACGGAAAAAGGGAAACGATCGGGAAAGGGGAAATTACCTTTGAGAACGTGTCATTCTCTTATGATGGTGAGAATGATGCCCTTAAGAAAATCTCTTTTACCGTAAACCCTGGTGAAACCGTCGCACTTGTCGGACATACAGGAAGCGGAAAGAGCTCAATCATCAATTTATTTATGAGGTTCTATGAATTCGACCGGGGTGACATATTAGTAGATGGAAGAAGCATCAAAATGTATCCAATGGCAGAACTTAGGCAAAAGATTGGGTTGGTCCTACAGGATCCATTCCTGTTCTATGGTGATATAAAAGATAATATTAAGCTTCATGACGAGGAGATGTCTGATAAGGAAGTGGAAGAAGCAGCTGAATTTGTACGGGCGAATACGTTTATTGAGAAACTTCCTGGCGGGTATTCTCACCCCGTGGTCGAAAGGGGTTCAACCCTATCAAGTGGACAGCGCCAATTGATTGCATTTGCCCGGACGATGGCAACCAAACCGAAGATCCTTGTCCTCGATGAAGCAACTGCGAATATCGATACAGAAACGGAAGAACAGATCCAAAATGCCCTGAGGAGAATGAGAAACGGCAGAACAACCATTGCCATTGCTCATAGGCTATCAACCATTCAGGATGCCGATCTCATCCTGGTATTGCAGCAAGGGGAAATAGTAGAGCGTGGCAGCCACCAGGAATTACTTCATCAAAAAGGGATTTATCATAAAATGTATCTTCTTCAGAATGGTTTGGTCGAGGATATGGAGGATGCCACCTCAGAAAGGTAA
- a CDS encoding ABC transporter transmembrane domain-containing protein — MKVFYDLKWFFLQEKKSYITGTILLLLVAFLQLIPPKIVGIVVDRIKAHSLTTEDMLKWILILIFTALAMYGLRYVWRIMIFGSATKLSRLLRDELYHHFTKMSPAFYQRKRTGDLMAHATNDIQAIQQTAGVGVLTLVDSLSTGGFVVAAMAFTISWKLTLIALIPMPFMAVLTSYYGTLLHKRFHKAQEAFSALNDKTQESVAGMKVLKTFGQEKEDIESFRKQSEEVVQKNISVARVDSLFDPTISIIVGISFFLSIVFGSKYVLEGELTIGDLISFTTYLGLLIWPMLAFGWLFNIVERGRASYDRVAGLLNEKIDIQDAGELEYAPTGDIEFRISSFSYPDEEVRALEDVQLTMKKGQTIGIVGKTGAGKTTLLKLLLREFEGYKGKVEFGGNLIQEYKLNHLRESVGYVPQDHFLFSATIFENIAFANPLSSREKVEEAAILAHIHDDISRFSLGYATVVGERGVSLSGGQKQRISIARALLMDPEVLILDDSLSAVDASTEESILTSLKQNRAGRTTVITSHRLSAIQHADLIIVLEEGKLVEKGTHFQLMKNKGRYRDMYLRQQLEKLVERGG, encoded by the coding sequence ATGAAAGTCTTTTATGATTTGAAATGGTTTTTTCTTCAGGAGAAAAAGTCATATATAACGGGAACCATCCTTCTATTATTGGTGGCGTTCCTTCAATTGATCCCACCTAAGATCGTAGGGATCGTGGTCGACCGGATAAAGGCACATTCGTTGACCACAGAAGATATGTTGAAATGGATCCTGATTTTGATATTCACCGCACTGGCCATGTATGGTCTCCGTTATGTATGGAGAATCATGATTTTTGGTTCGGCCACCAAGCTTTCCAGGTTGCTGAGGGACGAACTTTATCATCATTTTACCAAAATGTCCCCGGCTTTCTATCAAAGGAAGCGGACAGGGGATTTAATGGCCCATGCAACAAATGACATTCAAGCGATTCAACAGACTGCGGGGGTAGGAGTATTGACCCTTGTTGATTCCCTGTCTACTGGAGGATTTGTCGTTGCGGCCATGGCGTTCACAATCAGTTGGAAGCTGACCCTTATTGCACTGATACCGATGCCGTTCATGGCGGTTTTGACTAGTTATTATGGAACATTACTCCATAAACGATTTCATAAAGCTCAAGAAGCATTTTCGGCCCTGAATGATAAGACGCAGGAAAGTGTAGCGGGAATGAAAGTCCTGAAAACCTTTGGGCAGGAGAAAGAGGATATTGAGTCTTTCAGGAAACAATCGGAAGAAGTGGTTCAGAAGAATATCTCTGTTGCAAGAGTGGACTCGTTATTTGATCCCACCATCTCGATCATTGTCGGCATCTCCTTCTTTTTATCGATTGTATTTGGTTCAAAGTATGTCCTGGAAGGGGAGCTGACGATTGGAGACTTGATTTCCTTCACCACATACCTCGGGCTCTTAATCTGGCCGATGCTTGCATTCGGATGGCTATTTAACATTGTGGAGAGGGGCCGTGCTTCTTATGATCGAGTGGCAGGGTTATTGAATGAAAAGATAGATATACAGGATGCTGGGGAATTGGAGTACGCCCCGACAGGAGATATCGAGTTCCGGATTTCCTCTTTTTCATACCCGGATGAAGAGGTGCGTGCCCTGGAAGATGTTCAGCTTACCATGAAAAAGGGTCAAACCATCGGAATCGTTGGAAAAACGGGTGCGGGAAAGACAACTCTTCTCAAACTTCTCCTGAGGGAATTTGAAGGGTATAAGGGGAAGGTGGAATTTGGAGGGAATTTGATACAAGAGTATAAATTAAATCATTTGCGTGAATCCGTCGGATACGTGCCTCAGGATCACTTTCTATTTTCTGCCACGATTTTTGAAAACATTGCGTTCGCAAACCCCCTATCTTCAAGGGAAAAGGTGGAGGAGGCAGCTATACTTGCCCATATCCATGATGATATCAGCCGATTCTCATTAGGCTATGCCACAGTCGTCGGGGAAAGAGGTGTTTCTTTGTCGGGTGGTCAGAAGCAGAGGATATCGATTGCAAGGGCTCTCTTAATGGATCCTGAAGTACTTATCCTGGATGATTCCCTGTCAGCCGTAGATGCCAGTACAGAAGAATCGATCCTGACTTCCCTGAAGCAGAATCGAGCAGGGAGGACAACGGTGATCACGTCACATCGGCTAAGTGCGATTCAACATGCTGACCTGATCATAGTCCTTGAAGAAGGCAAACTCGTCGAGAAAGGCACGCACTTTCAGCTGATGAAAAATAAAGGCAGGTACAGAGACATGTATCTTCGCCAGCAGTTGGAAAAACTTGTGGAACGGGGAGGATAA